ACTCCCGCAGGGCCGCGGGGCCGGCGTACAGCCCCTCGCCCTCGGCGGCGTGCCGGACGACGGCGCCCGGGACCACGACCACGCGGTGCCCGGCCAGCCGCGCGCGCCAGCACAGGTCGACGGCGGCCGCCGGCGCCGGCGCGGCGGGATCCGGGCCGCGCAGGGCGTCCCACACGTCCGCGCGCACGAGCAGCCCGGGGGCCGAGACGGCGAAGACGTCGGTGCGCGCATCGTACTGGCCCTGGTCGAGCTCCCCGGGCTCGATGAGGCTGATGGGCTCGCCGGCGCCGGTCACGGCCAGCCCCACGTCGAGCAGGTGGCGGGGCCGGTCCAGCTCGACCTGCTTGCAACCGGCGACGGTCACCGACGGGGAGGCCTCCACGACCCCGAGCAGCCGCTCCAGGGCGGCGGGGTCGGCCAGCGCGTCGTCGTGCATCCACCACAGCCAGTGGGCCGCGGCCTCGCGGCCGGGGTCGGCCTGGTGGCCGGCCGGGGCGCCGGTCGCGGCCAGGAGCCCGGCCACCGCGGGGACGGGACCGTGCAGGAACGCGGCCGGCACGCCGGCGTCGTCGGCGAGGCGGGCCACCTCGTCGCGGACCGCGTGGAGGGGCTCACCGAGCCCACCGTCGCCGCCACCGTCACCGCCGCCTGCCGCGCCGGCGAGCACGGTGACGAGGCGGTCCGGGAGGCGCCGCTGGGCCAGCAGGGAGCGCACGGCGTCGGCCGCCATGCCGGGCCGTCGGTCCACGACCACCACCGCGGTGACGTGCTGGGCCCGGGCCCCCGGGACGGCGGCGTGGCCCGGGGCGGTGGCGGTGGCGGGGATCAGACCGACCGCTTCCGCAGCCGGCGCCTCTCACGCTCGGACAGCCCGCCCCAGATGCCGAAGCGCTCGTCGTTGCCGAGCGCGTACTCGAGGCACTCGCTGCGCACGGTGCAGGCGCTGCAGACCTTCTTGGCGTCGCGCGTGGAGCCGCCCTTCTCGGGGAAGAACGCCTCGGGGTCGGTCTGGGCGCACAGGGCGTCCACCTGCCAGGCCAGCTCACCGTCCACGTCGCGCGGGTCGGCCAGTCCGGGCAGGCCCAGCCACGCGGCGGGCGCCGCGGGGGCCTCCCGCGGGCGCTCCGGGGCCCCGCCCGGGTGCAGGGCGGTGACGGTGGCGGCGGCGCCGTCCTCGTCGGGGGTCTCCGCGTCGTCGCGGTCCGCATGGGCGTCCAGCAGGGCCGTGGCCCGGTCCTCGAGGCTCAGGCCGGAGTCCAGCCGCCGGGCGGCCTCCGGGTCGGCGGGGTCCAGGAACCAGTCGGCCGGCACCGCCCGTCCCGCGTACGGCGCGTCCAGGGTCCGGGTGCTGCGCGTCTCCTCCACCTGCTGGGCATTCTCCATGTGCTTCCTCCCCGTACTCACGCTGGCCGTCCCCCACCGGGATCTCCGGCGACGGGGACGCGGACCGGGTTCCAGGCACACGCCAGCCGACCCCCCGTCTCCGCCGTCCGGCCCCCTCCGGGCACGAACGGAACCACCGGCCGGGCCTGGGCACCGGTCGGTGGCGGAGAACAGTGGTGGGCGGTGGGAAGCGCCGTGGTCACCTTGACCGTTCCGCTTGAATTACATCGGTGTGACTCACGGTTCGTCAAACCGGCGCGGCACAATGTGGAGCGGCGATCGGCGGCGCCAGAACCGACACGCCGAGCCCACGTCGGCCCTGCCCGGCGTGTTGCCCCGGAGGCCCGTCCGGGGCCGTCCACGACGTCCCGAAAGGACAGGTTCCCATGGTCTCACTCGGATCCCCCTCCCGCCCCGGCGGCGGCCCGGCCGACTGGTTCGGGCTCGTGGCCGCCTCGCCGCGTCCCGCGGTGGTGGACTACGCCACCGGCGGGGACCGGGTGGAGCTCTCCGGCCGGGTGCTGGCCAACTGGGCGGCCAAGACCGCCAACCTGCTCGACGCCGAGGGCCTGGGCACCGGGTCCACCGTCGTCCTGGACCTGCCCGCGAGCTGGATGCCGCTGGCGGTGCTCCTGGGGGCCGCGCGGGCCGGCGTCGGGATCGGGTATGCGGGCCCGGGCGGGGCCGGCGCCGACCTGGTGGTCACCGACGACGCGGGCGCCTGGGCCGCCGCGCCCTCCGAGCTGTGGTCCGTCCCGGCCGGCGGGATCGGCGGGGGCGCGGCCGGCGGGACGGACGGCGACGCCGGCGCCGCCCCGCTGCCGGCCCACGCCCTGGACTACGCCGCGGAGGTCCGCGTGCAGGGCGACCGGTGCGCCCTGCCGATGCCGCCCGGCACCCTCGCGGGGCTGGTCGCGGGGCCGGCCGGGGCAGCCGAGGACGCGACCGGGGCGGACCGAGACGGGGCCGGGGCGGACGCGCGCTGGTCCCGCCGCGAGCGCGGCCTCGTGGTGGCCGCACGGGCGGGCCGCCTGGACGCGGCGCTGGCGCGGGCCGCCGCGGAGGCCTGGGGCCGGGGGCTGCCGGTCGTGCTCGTGCCGGCGGAGCGGGCGGACGACGAGGCGGTGGCCGGGATCGTCACGGCGGAGCGGCTCGGGGACGCCACGGCCCGGTGACCGGGGCGCGGCGTGCGGACGTGGCATCCGGGGGTCGCGGGAAGGCGCGCGGCGTCAGTCGGCGGAGTCGGCCCGCGCGGTGGCGGCACGGTCGCCCGGCACCGTGCTGGCCCGGGGGGCCGCTCGGAGACCGCGCGGGGCGTCCCGGGGGCCCCGGGGCCCGTCGGCCCCGGGGGCCGTGACCACGGGCAGCTGGCCCGTCAGCCGTTCCCGGTCGTGGGCGAAGTCCGGGTCGGCGTCCAGTTCCTCGGTGAAGACCCAGAACCGGTAGGCGAAGAACCGGAAGATCGTGCCCAGCACGAGGCCCACCACGCTGCCGGCGATGAAGATGCCGGTGGTGGAGGTGACGCCCAGCCAGTACTGCGCCACGAACACGCACGCGGCCGCGATGCCCATCCCGATCACGTTCATCACGGCGAACAGCACGAGCTCGCGCACGACGTTGCTCTGCCGGCGGTGCCGGAAGGTCCAGAACCGGTTGGCCGCCCAGGAGAAGATGGTGGCGACCACGCTGGCCACCACCTTGGACTTGACGTTGCTGCCCTCCATGGGCCCGTCCATGAGCCACAGGAAGATGCCGGAGTCCACCACGAAGGCGGCGGCCCCGACCGCGCCGAACTTGGCGACCTCCCGCCACAGCAAGGCGACCAGGGCCACGAGGCGTTGCCACAGGGTGCTGATCATGGGCGTGGAGGGGCTCCTCGGTGGGCGGCGGGCGTACCCGCACACTGTAGACGGCTTTCCTCCCCGTTTCCTGACAGGTCCGGGGCGGGGACGGTGGCCGACGGGCGGGCCCCGCGGTGATGGGTACCCTTGGTGCGTGACTTTTCCTGTGATCGGAGTAGTGGGCGGCGGCCAGCTGGCCCGGATGATGGCCCCGGCGGCCACGGCACTGGGGGTGCGCCTCAGGGTGCTCGCCGAGGGCGCCGACGTGTCCGCCACCACCGCGGCGCCGTGCGTGGTCGGCGACTACCGGGACCTCGAGACCCTGAAGGACTTCGCCGCGACCGTGGACGTGGTCACCTTCGACCACGAGCACGTCCCGGCCGAGCACCTGCGCGTCCTCGAGGCGGCCGGGGTGAACCTGCAGCCGGGCCCCGAGGCGCTGCAGTACGCCCAGGACAAGCTGCTGATGCGCCAGGCCTGCGACCGGCTGGGCCTGCCGAACCCGGAGTGGGCCGCCGTCGCCACCGTGGCCGAGCTCGTGGCGGCGGGCGACCGGATCGGCTGGCCGGTGGTGCTGAAGACCCCGCGCGGGGGCTACGACGGCAAGGGCGTGCGGGTGCTGGACTCCGCCGCCCAGGCCGAGGACTGCCGCGACTGGTTCGCCCTGGGCTTCGAGGCCCTGCTGGTGGAGCAGAAGGTGGACTTCTCCCGCGAGCTCTCCGCCCAGGTGGCCCGCACGCCCTCCGGGACGACCGCGTCCTACCCCGTGGTCGAGTCCGTCCAGACGGACGGCGTCTGCGACCTCGTCACCGCCCCGGCCCCGGGGATCGATCCGCGCACCGCGCAGGCCGCCGAGGAGGCGGCCGTCACCCTCGCCGAGGGACTGGGCGTGACCGGGATGCTGGCCGTGGAACTGTTCGAGACCCCCGGCGTGGGCCCGGGCTTCATGGTCAACGAGCTGGCCATGCGCCCGCACAACTCGGGGCACTGGTCCATGGACGGCGCCGTGACGGGCCAGTTCGAGCAGCACGTGCGTGCGGTGCTCGACCTCCCGCTGGGGTCCACGGACACGCTCGGGGCGTTCACCGTCATGAAGAACTACCTCGGCGGCGCCAACGAGGACCTCTACTCCGCCTTCCCGACGGCCATGGCCGCCTACCCGGAGGCCAAGGTCCACGCCTACGGCAAGTCGGTGCGCCCGGGGCGCAAGATCGGGCACGTGAACGTCGTCGCCCCGCTGGCCGAGGACCTCGACGCGGCCCGCGAGGCCGCCGAGGGCGCGGCCGCGATCATCCGCGACGGCCACCGGGCCCAGAACGAGCCCGGGGCCCAGCCGGCCCCGGACGAGCACGACGAGCACCAGGAGCAGCGATGACCGGCACGGACGAGCAGCACGCAGGGACCACCGGCCCGGCCCGGGTGGCGGTGGTGATGGGCTCCGACTCGGACTGGCCCGTCATGCAGGCGGCCGCCGAGGCCCTGGAGGAGTTCGGCATCGCCTACGAGGCCGACGTCGTCTCCGCCCACCGCATGCCGCACGAGATGGTGGACTTCGGCACGCGGGCCCACGAGCGCGGCATCCGGGTGGTCATCGCCGGCGCCGGCGGCGCCGCCCACCTGCCCGGCATGATCGCCTCCACCACCCCGCTGCCGGTGATCGGCGTCCCGGTGCCGCTGAAGATGCTCGACGGCATGGACTCCCTGCTGTCGATCGTGCAGATGCCGGCCGGCGTCCCGGTGGCCACCGTCTCCATCGGCGGGGCCCGCAACGCGGGGCTGCTCGCCGCCCGCATCCTGGCCGCCGGCGAGGGCGCCGAGGCCGCCCGGCTGCGCGAGCGCCTCACCGTCTTCGCGGCGGAACTGCGGGACACGGCCACCGCCAAGGGCGCCCGCCTGCGGGACTCGCTCACCGGCCGGCCCGGCTACCGCGCGCCAGCCACCCCGGCCGACCGGTCATGACCGGCCGCGCCGTCGGCCCCTCCCCCGCCGGCGGCGGGGACCCCGTGCGCGCACCGGAGACGGCGAGCGTCCCGCAGCGCGGCAAGCGGGCCTGGATCCTGCTCGCGCTCACCCTCCTGGTCCCCGGCGGGGCTCAGGTGGTGGCCGGCGACCGCCGGCTCGGCCGGGCGGCCCTGCGCGTGACCCTGGCCGTGTGGGCCGTGCTGCTCGCCGCCCTCGTCCTGTTCCTCGTCCAGCGGGACCTGCTCCTGCGCCTGGCGGCGGACCCCACGTGGCAGCTCGGGGGCATCATCGTCCTGGCCGCGCTGGCGATCGGCTGGGCGGTGCTGTGGGTGGACACCCTGCGGCTCGTCCGCCTCCGACTGCTGGCCCCCGGGATGCGCCCCCTCGTGGCGGCCTGCTCCGTCCTGGCGCTGGTGGCCACCTCCGGCGTCCTGGGCTACGGCTCGTGGGCCGTGAACGCCGGGCGCAACGCGCTGGGCTCCATCTTCGAGGCCGGGCCGGCGATCGAGCCGGTCGACGGCCGCTACAACTTCCTGCTGATGGGCGGGGACGCCGGCGAGGGCCGGCTGGGCCTGCGCCCGGACTCGATCCACGTGGCCTCCATGAACGCGCGCACCGGCCACACGATCGTCTTCTCCCTGCCCCGCAACTTCCAGAACGCGCAGTTCACCGAGGACTCGCCGCTGTGGCAGGCCTACCCCGAGGGCTTCGACTGCGGCGACGAGTGCATCCTCAACGCGCTCTACGTGGACGTCAACGAGAACCACCGCGATCTCTACCCGGACGCCGAGGACCCCGGGGCCGAGGCGATGAAGGACGCCGCCGGCGGCATCCTGGGGCTGGAGGTCCAGTCCTACGCGCTCGTGGACATGGGCGGCTTCGCCCAGCTCATCGACGCCATGGGCGGGGTCACCGTGACCTCCGGCGGCTGGACCACGTACCGCGGCACCCGCCCGGACGGGCAGTGGGGCAACGCCTGGTGGGGCCCCGGCACGTACACCTTCGACGGCGAGGACGCCCTGGCCTTCGCCCGGTCGCGGCACTTCTCCACGGACTACTCCCGGATCCGCCGCCAGCAGTGCATCCAGTCGGCCATGCTGGCCCAGTTCAACCCCCAGACGCTGGTCACGCGCTTCCAGGGCATCCTCGACGCCGGCGAGCAGATCGTCGAGACGGACCTGCCGGGCCAGCAGCTCGGGACGTTCGTGGGCCTGGCCTCCAAGGCCCGGTCCCAGGAGATGGGCCAGCTGACCATCGGCCCGCCCGACTTCGGCAGCCAGGGCGACCAGTTCACCACCTACCCGGACTTCGAGCTGGTCCACCAGCGCGTCGGCGAGATGCTCGCCGAGGACGGCACCCCGCAGGCCGCCGGCGGGATGCCCGCGCCGCTGCTGGTCGTGGACGCCGCCGCCGGCGTCCTCGCCGGGGCGGCCCCGGACCCGGCCGGCTCGGAGGGCTCCGGCCCCGCCGACTGGCCGGAGCCGCCGCGTCAGCCCGACGGCGACCCCATCGACCCCGAGTGGCTCATGTACCTCGAGGACACCGGCCAGATCGGCCTGCTCGAGGAGGCCGCGAAGACCAACCACCTCTGCGTGGCCGGCACCGGCTGAGCCGGCGGGCCGCGTGCCGTCGCAGATCGATAGGCTGGAGGAATGTTCCTGCTCCGCAACGCCGTCCGTGACTATGCCTGGGGATCGACGACCCTCCTGGCGGGGTTGCAGGGGCGCACCCCGACCGGGCGGCCCGAGGCGGAGGTGTGGATGGGCGCCCACCACGGCGCGCCCTCCGGCGCCGTCCCGGTGGACGCGCCCGCCGGGGACCCCGTCCCGCTGGACGAGCTCATCGCGCGGGACCCGCAGGCGATGCTGGGCGAGGCCGCCCGCTTCGGCCGGCTGCCGTACCTGGTCAAGCTCCTCGCCGCCGGGCGTCCCCTGTCCATCCAGGCCCACCCCACCCTGGACCAGGCGCGCGCCGGCCACGCGGCCGAGGAGGCCGCGGGCATCCCGGTCGACGCCGCCCACCGCAACTACCGGGACGACAACCACAAGCCCGAGATGGTCGTCGCGCTCACGCCCTTCGCCGCGCTGTGCGGCTTCCGGACGCCCCAGCACGCCGCCGCCTCCTTCGAGCGGCTCGCCGCCGTGCTGGCCGACCACGCCGACGGCGGGGGTGCGGACCCGGCCCACGCCGTGGCCGGCCTCGCCGCGCGCCTGCGCGCCGGCGCCATCGACGAGGCGTTCTGCGCCCTGCTGGACCCCGCCGGTCCCTGGGCCGGGGGCGACGCGGTGGCGGCCGCCGTCGCCGCCCTGCGGGACGCGCCCTCCGTCCTGGCGGAGGACCTGAACCTGTCCACCGCCGTGGGCATCGCCGGGCACTGCCCGCGCGACCCCGGCGTGCTCGTGTCCGTGCTGCTCAACCGCGTGGACCTCGCCCCGGGCCAGGCCATCCACCTGCCGGCCGGCAACGTGCACGCCTACCTGCACGGGCTCGGCCTGGAGGTCATGGCCGCCTCGGACAACGTGGTGCGCGGCGGGCTGACCCCCAAGCACGTGGACGTGCCCGAGTTGCGCCGGGTGGTGCGCTTCGAGGCGCTGCCCGTCCCCTACTGCACGCCCGTGGCCGACGGGCCGGGCCATCTCCTGTTCCGGCCGCCGTTCGAGGAGTTCCAGCTGGAACGGTTCGACCTGCCGGACGCCGAGGGACGCACGCTCGCCGCGCGCGGACCGGTGATCGCGGTGTGCACGTCCGGGTCGGTGCGCGTCACCACCGGGGGCCAGGCCGGGCCGGAGGCGGTCCTGTCCGCCGGGGAGTCCGTCTTCCTCGGGGCAGCGGACGGCCCCGCCACCGTCCACGGGGTGGACGGGGACGGGGCCGCGACGCTGTTCTCCGTGACGCTGCCGTAGCGGCGCCTCAGCCGAGGCGGGTGGGGGCCACGTCGGGGCCGATCCACTGCTCCCACTTGCGGGCCTGGTGCTCGGCCTCGACCACGCGCACGGTGCCGGACTTCGAGCGCATCACCATCGACTGGGTGACCACGCGGTCGTTGTAGTACCGCACCCCGCGCAGCAGGTCGCCGTCGGTGATGCCCGTGGCGGCGAAGTAGCAGTTGTCGCTCTTGACGAGGTCGTCGGTGGTGAGCACCGCGTCCAGGTCGTGGCCGGCGTCGAGCGCCTTCTGCCGCTCCGCCTCGTCCTTCGGGGCCAGGCGGCCCTGGATGACGCCCCCGAGCGCCTTGATGGCGCACGCGGTGATGATGCCCTCCGGGGTGCCGCCGATGCCCAGCAGCATGTCCACGTCGGTCCCGCCGCGCGCCGCGGCGATGCCGCCGGCCACGTCCCCGTCCATGATGAACTTCACGCGGGCGCCGGCGGCGCGGATCTCCTGGACGAGCTTCTCGTGGCGGGGGCGCTCGAGGACGCACACGTTGAGCTGGCTCACCGGCTTGTTCAGCGCCTTCGAGACCAGGTGGATGTTCTGCTTGATCGGCAGGCGCAGGTCCACGAAGTCGGCCGCCTCGGGCCCGACCACCATCTTGTCCATGTAGAACACGGCGGAGGGGTCGAACATGGCGCCGCGCTCGGCGACCGCGAACACGGACAGGGCATTGGGGTAGCCCATGGCGGTCAGCCGGGTCCCGTCGATCGGGTCCACGGCCACGTCCACCTCGGGACCGGTGCCGTCGCCCACGTTCTCGCCGTTGAACAGCATGGGCGCCTCGTCCTTCTCGCCCTCGCCGATCACCACCACGCCGTTCATCCGCACGGTGTCCATGAACGCCCGCATGGCGTCCACGGCCGCGCCGTCCGCGGTGTTCTTGTCCCCGTAGCCCACCCAGTGGCCCGCCGCGATCGCCGCGGCCTCGGTGACCCGTACGAGCTCCAGCGCGAGGTTGCGGTCCGGCTGGGTGGCGGACACCGCCAGGTTCCGGTTCAGCATGTTGTACTCGGCGTGGTGCTGCTCCGCCGGCTTCTGGGCCGCAACGCCATCGTTCGCGGGCTGTTCAGTGGTCACCGTGTGTCTCTCCGTCTGCCTCGGGTACGTCTGCGCACCCATCCTAGTGTCCGGCGCGGTGGCAGAATGGACCGGTGACCTCCCCCGAGCCAGCGCCCAGCAGTGCCCCCAAGCCGCGACTGACCCAGAAGCAGGTGACGCGGGCCAGCCAGTCGGCCGGTCCCATGGTCATCAGCGTCCTGGCCACCCTCGCCCTCGCCCTCCTCGTCGTGTTCATCAACCCCGGCTCCACGGACCGGACCTACCGGCCGGACGTGGACGTGCCGACCGTCGCCCGCCAGGCCACGGCCACCGCCGGGTTCCGGGCCGTCGCCCCGGAGGTGCCGGAGGGGTGGACCGCCAACTACGCGCGCTGGAACGCCGCCGGCAGCGACCGGGTGGAGTCCTGGGAGGCCGGCTACGTGACCCCGGAGGAGGACTTCGCCGGGTTCACGCAGACCGCGCAGGCCAACCCCACGTGGCTGTCGCAGCAGATGGACAACGCCCCCCGGACCGGCACCCGCTCCGTGGACGGCACCACGTGGGAGCTGCACGAGCCCCGCGACGGCGACCGCCACATGGTCGCCGAGCTCGGCGGCACCACCGTCATCGTCACGGGCTCCGGGGACCTCGGGGTCATGGATACACTCGCCTCGGCCATCCAGAAGGACCTCCAGGAGGACTAGTCATGACCCTGACCCCCACCGAAGCCTACGAGCTCATGCGCCGGGGCAACGAGCGCTTCGTCTCCGGCGGCTCCGAGCACCCCAACCAGGACGCGGCCCGGCGCACCTCCCTGGCCAACGGGCAGAACCCGATCGCCGTGGTGTTCGGCTGCTCCGACTCGCGGCTGGCCGCCGAGATCATCTTCGACCTGGGCCTGGGCGACCTGTTCGTCATCCGCACCGCCGGCCAGGTCATCGACGACGCCGTCCTCGGCTCGCTCGAGTTCAGCGTGGACGTGCTGTCCGTGCCGCTCATCGTGGTCCTGGGCCACGACAGCTGCGGCGCCGTGACCGGCGCGCTGGCCTCCTACGACTCCGGGGAGATGCCCGCCGGCTTCCAGCGCTCGCTCGTGGAGCGGATCATGCCCTCGGTGTTCGCCGCCCGCCGCCAGGGCGTGGAGGACGTCAACGGCACGGTCGCCGAGCACACCGTGCAGACCTGCCAGCGCCTCGTGGAGTCCTCGATGTCCGTGGCCCGGGCCGTGGAGGAGGGCCGGACCGCGATCGTGGGCCTGACCTACTCCCTCGCCGAGGGCACCGCCCGGCCCGTCCGGGTCATCGGCGAGGTCGCGGTCCCCGGCCTGGAGGCCGGCGCCGCCCGCTGAGCCCGCCGGCCCCGGCGCCGCTCGCGCCGGGGCCGGGGAGCGCTCATCCCCGCACCAGGCGCAGCGAGCGCGCCACCGTCACCGCCTCGGTGCGGTTGCCCACGCCGAGCTTGTGGAACACGTGGTGCAGGTGGGTCTTGACCGTGGCCTGGGAGATGAACAGCGCGGCCGCGATCTCGCGGTTCGTCCGGCCCCGCGCGAGGTGCTCGAGGATCTCGACCTCGCGCGGGCTCAGGGCGGGCCCCCCGGGCGCCCCGGCGCCCAGCGCGCGCCGCGCCAGCGCTGCCGGCAGCGTCCACGTCCCGGCGGCGGTCCGCGCGACCGCGTCGCGCAGCTGCTCGGCCGAGGCGTCCTTGAGCAGGTAGCCGGACGCCCCCGCGGACAGGGCCGCCTGCACGTCCGCCACCGCCCCATAGGTCGTCACCACCAGCACCGGCAGTCCCGGCTGCGTGGCGCCGAGCCGCCGGGTCGCCTCGATCCCCGAGGGGCCCGGTCCCAGCTCGAGGTCCATCACGACGACGTCGGGCCCCTCCCCGGCCGCGCGCAGCCGGTCCGCGGTGGCGAGCGCCTCCTCGGCGCCCGCGGCCTCCGCGATGACGCGCAGGGCGCCGCCGGCCTCGAGGACGGCCCGCAGCCCGGCGCGCACGACCGGGTGGTCGTCCACCAGCATGACCCGCACCGGCCCCGCGGGCGCCTCGCCGGCCGTCATCGCCCCGCCTCCCCGCGTGCCGTCGGCAGCGCGAGGGCCACCACCGTGCCCGAGCCGGGGGCCGCTCCCTCGCCGGGATGGGCGTCCTCCACCGTGAGCGTGCCCCCGAGCGCCGCGGCGCGCTCGCGCATGGCCCGGATCCCGAACCCCTCGGGACGCCCGCCACGGCCCCGGCCGTCGTCGTGGACGTCCAGCGTCACCTCGCCGGCGTGCACCGCCAGGGTCACCACGCAGCGCCGGGCCCGGGCGTGCAGCACCACGTTGGCCAGCGCGGACTGCGCCACCCGCAGCACCGCCGTGGCCACCTCCTCCTCCAGTCGGGGACCGGAGGCGGGACCGTGGAGGGTGACCGCGAGGTCGGACCCGGCCGCCCGGGCGGTCCGCTCGGCGGCGCGGCAGGCGCCGGCGAGCGCGGCGTCCAGCCCCTCCCCCGGACCGCCGCGCTCCACGAGCGCCCGGGCCTGGACCAGGTTCTCGGCCGCCGACCGCTCGATCTGCCGCAGCCGGGAGGCGAGCGGCTCCCCGGGGTCCTCCTCCAGGGCGGCCCGGGAGAGCAGGACCACGGAGGCCAGGCCCTGGGCGAGCGTGTCGTGCAGGTCCCGGGCCCACCGCTCGCGCTCGGCGAGGGCGCCGGCCTGGCGCTCGGAGGCCGCGAGCCGGTCCCGGGTGGCCCGCAGGTCCTCGCTCGTGCGGCGCTGGGCCCGGGCCTCCTCGAGGAACAGCACGTAGGCCGTCCACAGGGCCACCGCCACCGCGGCGCCGAGCACGGGCCCCACCACCGCGCCGACGTCCAGGGTCCCGCGGTGCCACCGGAAGCCGGCGACGACGGCCAGGGCCAGCACGACCACGAGGGCCAGGGCGACCGGCAGCGAGCGGCGCCCCACCACGTGCAGGTGCAGGAAGAACAGCGGGAAGGCGAGCCAGGCGAAGTCCACGTGCACGGCGAGCAGGCCGAGCCAGGCCACGGTCACGAGGGCGAGCCACGCGGGGCCGCCGGGCCCCGCGGCCCCGCCGTCCGTGCCCTCCCAGCCGGCGGCCCGGGCCCGGCGCCGCTCCACCGCCGTGCCGGCCAGGTAGAGGCCGGCGAACACCGCGGCCAGCGCACCGGTGACCCAGGCCGCCGCGTGGTCCCCGGACCGCAGGGCGGGGGCGAGGGAGCGGGCCAGCCCGAGGACCAGCAGCACCGCCACGGAGACGTGCAGGACCAGGCGCATGGCCCCGAGCAGCTCCGGGATGCGCGTGCCGGGGATCCCCTCGCCAGCGCCGCGGGCCGTCTCCGCGCGCGCTCCCGTGGCCGCACCGGGCACCGCGGGCGCACCCGGCCGCCCGGCCGGGCCGGCCGGCTCCACCGGCTCCTCCGGTCCCTCCGCTGCCGGGGCACGCACCGTCTCCATCCGTGCAGGCTAGCCCGGCCGGGCCGCCCGCGGGTGGGGCGGGATCCACCGAAGGGTTGATCCCGGACCGTCCGGGTGGCCGATGTGCGCGCCGGGCCCGCACGCGAGGCTGGACGGCGTCCCGGTCCCGTCCACGAGGAGTCCCCCGTGCCCGTCCCGTCCCCCCTGTACCTCTCACTGCGCGATGTCCGCTCCTCCGCCGGCCGGTTCTCCCTGCTCGGGGCGGTCGTCGCGCTGGTCACCCTGCTCCTGGTCTTCCTCACCGCCCTGACCGGCGGACTGGCCGAGCAGAACGTCTCCGCCGTGCGCGCCTGGGAGGACGCCGGCGCCGGGTCGGACGTCACCGTGGCCTTCGGCGCCGCCCACGCCACCGACCCCGCGGACGTGGAGGCCTCCTTCACCGCCTCGAGCGTGGACGCCGCGCAGCTGACCGCGTGGCGGCGGGACGGGCAGGTGTCCTGGGCCGAGCCGGTGGGCATCACCCAGGCGCGCGCCGACTCCGGCGCCGCGGCGGCGGCCCTGACCCTGGTGGGGCTCGAGCCCGGCTCGCGGCTCGCCCCCGAGGGCGCCGGCCCGGTCCTCCGCACGGAGGCCCTCCCCGCCGGCCGGGCCGCCGCCGACGCGGCCGGCACGGCTGGCGCGGACGGCACGGCCGGCACGGCCGGCACGGTGGTGCTCAGCGAGAGCGCGGCCGCGGACCTCGGCGCGGCCCCCGGGGACCGGCTCGAGGTCAACGGCCGGGCCCTGGCCGTCGGCGGCACCGTCCCGGACGCGTGGTACTCGCACACCCCCGTCGCGTGGCTGCCCCTGGAGGCATGGACCGCGGTCTCCCGGTCCCCCGCGGACACCGCCACGGTCCTGGTGGCCGGGACGGACCCGGCGGCCGGCCACCGTCCTGCCGCCGCGCAGGGCACCGCCACCGTGGCGACGGACGTGGCCGGTGCGCTCGCCGCGCTGCCCTCGTACTCCTCCGAGAACGGCTCGCTCGTGCTGATGCAGGGCTTCCTGTACGGCATCTCCTCCCTCGTGATCGCCGCGTTCATGGCCGTCATCACGCTCCAGCGCACCCCGGACATCGCGGTCCTCAAGGCCCTGGGGGCCACCACGGGCTGGGTGGTCCGGGACGCCCTGGCCCAGGCGGCGATCGTCCTCCTCGGCGGCGCCGTCGTCGGGGCCGGCCTCGGCACGGCCGGGCTCCTGCTGGCCCGCGGCGCCGTGCCCGTCCAGCTCGACGCGGCCGCCGTCGCCGTGCCCGTGCTGGCCACCCTCGCGCTCGGCCTCGCCGCGGCCGCGGCCGCCGTGTGGCGCACGTGCCGCGTGGACCCGCTCGTCGCCCTCG
This genomic window from Citricoccus sp. SGAir0253 contains:
- a CDS encoding response regulator transcription factor — encoded protein: MTAGEAPAGPVRVMLVDDHPVVRAGLRAVLEAGGALRVIAEAAGAEEALATADRLRAAGEGPDVVVMDLELGPGPSGIEATRRLGATQPGLPVLVVTTYGAVADVQAALSAGASGYLLKDASAEQLRDAVARTAAGTWTLPAALARRALGAGAPGGPALSPREVEILEHLARGRTNREIAAALFISQATVKTHLHHVFHKLGVGNRTEAVTVARSLRLVRG
- a CDS encoding sensor histidine kinase — translated: METVRAPAAEGPEEPVEPAGPAGRPGAPAVPGAATGARAETARGAGEGIPGTRIPELLGAMRLVLHVSVAVLLVLGLARSLAPALRSGDHAAAWVTGALAAVFAGLYLAGTAVERRRARAAGWEGTDGGAAGPGGPAWLALVTVAWLGLLAVHVDFAWLAFPLFFLHLHVVGRRSLPVALALVVVLALAVVAGFRWHRGTLDVGAVVGPVLGAAVAVALWTAYVLFLEEARAQRRTSEDLRATRDRLAASERQAGALAERERWARDLHDTLAQGLASVVLLSRAALEEDPGEPLASRLRQIERSAAENLVQARALVERGGPGEGLDAALAGACRAAERTARAAGSDLAVTLHGPASGPRLEEEVATAVLRVAQSALANVVLHARARRCVVTLAVHAGEVTLDVHDDGRGRGGRPEGFGIRAMRERAAALGGTLTVEDAHPGEGAAPGSGTVVALALPTARGEAGR
- the glpX gene encoding class II fructose-bisphosphatase → MLNRNLAVSATQPDRNLALELVRVTEAAAIAAGHWVGYGDKNTADGAAVDAMRAFMDTVRMNGVVVIGEGEKDEAPMLFNGENVGDGTGPEVDVAVDPIDGTRLTAMGYPNALSVFAVAERGAMFDPSAVFYMDKMVVGPEAADFVDLRLPIKQNIHLVSKALNKPVSQLNVCVLERPRHEKLVQEIRAAGARVKFIMDGDVAGGIAAARGGTDVDMLLGIGGTPEGIITACAIKALGGVIQGRLAPKDEAERQKALDAGHDLDAVLTTDDLVKSDNCYFAATGITDGDLLRGVRYYNDRVVTQSMVMRSKSGTVRVVEAEHQARKWEQWIGPDVAPTRLG
- the manA gene encoding mannose-6-phosphate isomerase, class I, with protein sequence MFLLRNAVRDYAWGSTTLLAGLQGRTPTGRPEAEVWMGAHHGAPSGAVPVDAPAGDPVPLDELIARDPQAMLGEAARFGRLPYLVKLLAAGRPLSIQAHPTLDQARAGHAAEEAAGIPVDAAHRNYRDDNHKPEMVVALTPFAALCGFRTPQHAAASFERLAAVLADHADGGGADPAHAVAGLAARLRAGAIDEAFCALLDPAGPWAGGDAVAAAVAALRDAPSVLAEDLNLSTAVGIAGHCPRDPGVLVSVLLNRVDLAPGQAIHLPAGNVHAYLHGLGLEVMAASDNVVRGGLTPKHVDVPELRRVVRFEALPVPYCTPVADGPGHLLFRPPFEEFQLERFDLPDAEGRTLAARGPVIAVCTSGSVRVTTGGQAGPEAVLSAGESVFLGAADGPATVHGVDGDGAATLFSVTLP
- a CDS encoding DUF4245 domain-containing protein; protein product: MTSPEPAPSSAPKPRLTQKQVTRASQSAGPMVISVLATLALALLVVFINPGSTDRTYRPDVDVPTVARQATATAGFRAVAPEVPEGWTANYARWNAAGSDRVESWEAGYVTPEEDFAGFTQTAQANPTWLSQQMDNAPRTGTRSVDGTTWELHEPRDGDRHMVAELGGTTVIVTGSGDLGVMDTLASAIQKDLQED
- a CDS encoding carbonic anhydrase; the protein is MTLTPTEAYELMRRGNERFVSGGSEHPNQDAARRTSLANGQNPIAVVFGCSDSRLAAEIIFDLGLGDLFVIRTAGQVIDDAVLGSLEFSVDVLSVPLIVVLGHDSCGAVTGALASYDSGEMPAGFQRSLVERIMPSVFAARRQGVEDVNGTVAEHTVQTCQRLVESSMSVARAVEEGRTAIVGLTYSLAEGTARPVRVIGEVAVPGLEAGAAR